GCCCATCGAGGAGAAATACCCATTTTGGAAGTGGGTAAGTCTATCCCTAGTAATGTGGAAAAATCCCGCTTTCATATCACCGAAGCGATAAAATATAAATTGGACGATTACATGTGGTATTTAGCTAGAGTTCATCAACAGTTAAGACAGGCAAAAGTAGGATAAAACTCGATCATTTTTCGCCCAAAATTACCACTGTATTCGGAACGTGAGAAAATAATATTTAGAACAATTATTCTAACAAATAATGACAGAGAATCTTAAAAGCCAAGCAATTACTCAGGGAGTACAAAGAGCACCTAACCGAGCAATGCTCAGAGCGGTGGGATTTGGAGACAATGATTTTATAAAACCCATTGTGGGGGTTGCCAATGGATATAGTACCATTACCCCCTGTAATATGGGCTTAAATGACCTTGCCATAGAAGCTCAAAAAAGCATCAAAGAGGCAGGAGGAATGCCCCAGATGTTCGGAACTATTACCATCAGTGATGGTATTTCCATGGGTACTGAGGGCATGAAATACTCCCTTGTGTCTCGGGATGTAATTGCGGATTCTATCGAAACGGTATGTAAAGGGCAAAGTCTTGATGGGGTGATTGCCATCGGTGGTTGTGATAAGAATATGCCGGGGGCGATGATTGCCATGGCAAGGATGAATATCCCTGCGATTTTTGTCTATGGTGGTACTATCAAACCCGGACATCTTAATGGAGAAGATTTGACCGTAGTTAGTGCTTTTGAGGCGGTCGGACAATATAGCGCTGGTAAAATTGATGAGGCACAGTTGACGGCGGTGGAAAAAAATGCCTGTCCGGGGGCTGGTTCCTGTGGTGGTATGTTTACAGCTAATACTATGTCCTCTGCTTTTGAAGCCATGGGGATGAGCTTACCCTATTCTTCTACCATGGCGGCGGAAGATTATGAGAAGGTGGAAAGCACCAAGAAATCTGGTGAGGTGTTGGTCAATGCTATCCGTAAGCAAATCCTACCCAAAGATTTACTCACCCGTAAGGCTTTTGAAAATGCGATCGCCGTTATTATGGCTGTGGGTGGCTCTACTAACTCTGTACTACACCTATTGGCGATCGCCAATACCATCGGCGTAGAATTAACCCTAGATGATTTTGAAGCCATCCGCCAAAAAGTTCCTGTAATCTGTGACCTCAAACCCTCTGGGCGTTATGTCACCGTAGATTTACACAAAGCAGGGGGTATCCCTCAAGTAATGAAAATGTTACTCGTCAACGGTATCCTCCATGGCGATGCCCTCACCATCACTGGGCAAACCATCGCCGAAGTATTAGCCGAGATACCCGATAACCCCCCCGCAGATCAAGATGTAATCCGTCAATGGGGCAATCCCCTTTATCAAGAAGGACACCTCGCCATCCTCAAAGGAAACCTCGCCTCTGAAGGTTCCGTCGCCAAAATTAGTGGTGTGAAAAACCCCGTTATCACCGGCCCTGCCAGGGTATTTGAATCGGAAGAAGAATGCCTTGATGCCATCCTCTCAGGAAAAATTGTGGCAGGAGATGTGGTCATCGTACGCTATGAAGGGCCTGTGGGCGGCCCTGGTATGCGAGAAATGTTAGCTCCTACCTCCGCCATCATCGGTGCAGGATTAGGGGATAAAGTGGGTTTAATCACCGATGGGCGCTTTTCTGGCGGTACTTACGGTTTAGTAGTGGGACACGTCGCCCCCGAAGCCGCCGTGGGTGGTAATATTGCCCTTGTCAAGGAAGGAGACAGCATCACCATCGATGCCAAACAAAAACTATTACAAATTAATGTCTCCGAAGAAGAACTTAACCAACGTCGTCAAAACTGGCAACCCCCCGAACCTCGCTACCGTCGAGGAATTTTGGGTAAATATGCTAAGTTAGTTTCTTCTA
The sequence above is a segment of the Cyanobacterium stanieri PCC 7202 genome. Coding sequences within it:
- a CDS encoding dihydroxyacid dehydratase (PFAM: Dehydratase family~TIGRFAM: dihydroxy-acid dehydratase~COGs: COG0129 Dihydroxyacid dehydratase/phosphogluconate dehydratase~InterPro IPR002114:IPR020558:IPR004404:IPR000581~KEGG: cyt:cce_4400 dihydroxy-acid dehydratase~PFAM: dihydroxy-acid and 6-phosphogluconate dehydratase~PRIAM: Dihydroxy-acid dehydratase~SPTR: Dihydroxy-acid dehydratase;~TIGRFAM: dihydroxy-acid dehydratase) — protein: MTENLKSQAITQGVQRAPNRAMLRAVGFGDNDFIKPIVGVANGYSTITPCNMGLNDLAIEAQKSIKEAGGMPQMFGTITISDGISMGTEGMKYSLVSRDVIADSIETVCKGQSLDGVIAIGGCDKNMPGAMIAMARMNIPAIFVYGGTIKPGHLNGEDLTVVSAFEAVGQYSAGKIDEAQLTAVEKNACPGAGSCGGMFTANTMSSAFEAMGMSLPYSSTMAAEDYEKVESTKKSGEVLVNAIRKQILPKDLLTRKAFENAIAVIMAVGGSTNSVLHLLAIANTIGVELTLDDFEAIRQKVPVICDLKPSGRYVTVDLHKAGGIPQVMKMLLVNGILHGDALTITGQTIAEVLAEIPDNPPADQDVIRQWGNPLYQEGHLAILKGNLASEGSVAKISGVKNPVITGPARVFESEEECLDAILSGKIVAGDVVIVRYEGPVGGPGMREMLAPTSAIIGAGLGDKVGLITDGRFSGGTYGLVVGHVAPEAAVGGNIALVKEGDSITIDAKQKLLQINVSEEELNQRRQNWQPPEPRYRRGILGKYAKLVSSSSLGAVTDAP